A single Fusobacterium simiae DNA region contains:
- a CDS encoding helix-turn-helix domain-containing protein, with amino-acid sequence MTELEIKIIKFLLSSAVYSENAIMKNLGIDKNTLNNSFKILEENGYLESYEDFMKREGLNEQGDCCKTKKEKFCSDCSSCSSHSCSSDSSCCDNNIFSDLKDFSKIKVITMKAVDNFS; translated from the coding sequence TTGACAGAATTAGAAATAAAAATTATAAAATTTTTATTATCCTCTGCTGTATATAGTGAAAATGCTATAATGAAAAATTTAGGTATAGATAAAAATACTTTAAATAATAGCTTTAAAATATTAGAAGAAAATGGATATCTTGAAAGTTATGAAGACTTTATGAAACGAGAAGGACTAAATGAGCAAGGAGACTGTTGTAAAACAAAAAAAGAAAAATTTTGTTCAGACTGTTCTTCTTGTAGCTCTCATTCTTGTTCTTCTGATTCAAGTTGTTGTGATAATAATATTTTTAGTGATTTAAAGGATTTTTCGAAAATAAAAGTTATAACGATGAAAGCAGTGGATAATTTTTCTTAA
- a CDS encoding type III pantothenate kinase, translating into MIIGIDIGNTHIVTGVYNDDGDLISSFRLATNDKMTEDEYFSYFNNITKYNNVSIEKVDAVLVSSVVPNIIITFQFFARKYFKVEAIIVDLEKKLPFTFAEGINYIGFGADRIIDITEAMQKYPDRNLVIFDFGTATTYDVLKKGIYIGGGILPGIEMSINALYGNTAKLPRVKFTTPSSVLGTDTMKQIQAAIFFGYAGQIKHIIKKINEELNEDIFVLATGGLGRILSAEIDEIDEYDANLSLNGLYTLYKLNK; encoded by the coding sequence ATGATTATTGGTATTGATATTGGAAATACTCATATAGTTACGGGAGTTTATAATGATGATGGAGATTTGATTTCATCATTTAGACTTGCAACAAATGATAAAATGACAGAAGATGAGTATTTTTCCTATTTTAATAATATTACAAAATATAATAATGTTTCTATTGAAAAAGTAGATGCTGTACTAGTTTCATCCGTTGTTCCTAATATAATAATAACTTTTCAATTTTTTGCAAGAAAATACTTTAAAGTTGAAGCTATAATAGTTGATTTAGAAAAGAAGCTTCCTTTTACTTTTGCAGAAGGGATAAATTATATAGGTTTTGGTGCAGACAGAATAATAGATATCACTGAAGCTATGCAAAAATACCCTGATAGGAATTTAGTAATTTTTGATTTTGGAACTGCAACTACTTATGATGTATTAAAAAAAGGTATATATATTGGTGGGGGGATACTTCCTGGGATAGAAATGTCCATTAATGCTCTTTATGGAAATACTGCAAAACTTCCAAGAGTAAAATTTACAACTCCTAGTAGTGTATTGGGAACTGATACAATGAAACAAATTCAAGCAGCAATATTTTTTGGCTATGCTGGACAAATTAAACATATTATAAAAAAGATTAATGAAGAACTGAATGAAGATATTTTTGTATTAGCAACTGGTGGATTGGGAAGAATTTTATCGGCTGAAATTGATGAGATTGATGAATATGATGCTAATTTAAGTTTAAACGGACTTTATACACTATATAAGTTAAATAAATAA
- a CDS encoding Maf family protein translates to MILASNSQRRQEILKDAGFNFKVIISNTEEISDKKIIAEKILDIAEKKLEQIAKDNINEFILAADTIVELNGKIFGKPKNREEAFKFLRTLSGNTHKVITAYVFKNISKNILIKDVVISEVKFLELDDETINWYLDTGEPFDKAGGYGIQGLGRVLIEKINGDYYSIMGFPISNFLENLRKIGYKISQIDKI, encoded by the coding sequence ATGATTTTAGCTTCAAATTCACAAAGACGACAGGAAATATTAAAAGATGCAGGTTTTAATTTTAAAGTTATAATATCCAATACTGAAGAAATAAGTGATAAAAAAATTATTGCAGAAAAAATATTGGATATAGCTGAAAAAAAGTTAGAACAAATTGCAAAAGATAATATAAATGAGTTTATTTTAGCAGCAGATACTATTGTTGAACTAAATGGAAAAATTTTTGGAAAGCCTAAAAATAGAGAGGAAGCATTTAAATTTTTAAGAACTTTATCAGGCAATACACATAAAGTGATAACTGCTTATGTATTTAAAAATATTTCAAAAAATATCCTTATAAAAGATGTAGTTATAAGTGAAGTTAAATTTTTAGAACTTGATGATGAAACAATAAATTGGTATTTGGATACTGGTGAACCTTTTGATAAGGCAGGTGGATATGGAATACAAGGACTGGGAAGAGTTCTTATTGAAAAAATAAATGGAGATTATTATTCTATAATGGGGTTTCCTATTTCAAATTTTTTAGAAAATTTAAGAAAAATTGGTTATAAAATAAGTCAAATAGATAAAATTTAA